A single region of the Cucurbita pepo subsp. pepo cultivar mu-cu-16 unplaced genomic scaffold, ASM280686v2 Cp4.1_scaffold000469, whole genome shotgun sequence genome encodes:
- the LOC111785381 gene encoding uncharacterized protein LOC111785381, protein VREVDEFMLGEGVDTTGVGTKILTCNCTMDVIVDNYSKLFALHILPPSLHMSFGPLPIATSQGPRLYAESGTTTFRLNVGISKKPMYGAGREIEDKLESGAGLELRIRLNFISNYRVVWKIIKPQFHRRVDCLLVVQNAYDRKHHTRIFNSTCLTS, encoded by the exons GTACGAGAAGTAGACGAGTTTATGCTCGGGGAAGGAGTGGACACGACCGGGGTTGGAACTAAGATCCTAACATGCAATTGCACCATGGATGTAATTGTGGACAACTACTCAAAGCTCTTTGCCCTTCACATTCTTCCTCCATCTCTTCACATGTCTTTTGGGCCTCTTCCTATTGCAACCTCCCAA GGTCCGAGATTGTACGCGGAGAGTGGAACGACGACGTTTCGATTGAATGTGGGTATCAGTAAGAAGCCAATGTATGGTGCGGGGAGAGAAATAGAGGATAAGCTTGAATCAGGAGCAGGATTGGAGCTCAGAATTCGACTCAATTTCATTTCGAATTATAGGGTGGTTTGGAAAATTATAAAGCCCCAATTTCATCGTCGTGTTGATTGCTTATTGGTCGTCCAAAATGCTTATGACAGGAAGCATCATACTCGAATTTTTAATAGTACTTGCTTAACTTCTTGA